A window of the Ammoniphilus oxalaticus genome harbors these coding sequences:
- the minD gene encoding septum site-determining protein MinD, with protein MGEAIVVSSGKGGVGKTTSSVNIGTALALSGKRVCLVDGDIGLRNLDVMMGLENRIIYDLVDAVEGECRLQQALIKDKRFDHLFLLPAKQTKDKNAITPEQMEALIMELKQDFDYIIIDCPAGIEQGFKNAVIGADHAIVVTVPEPTAVRDADRVIGLLEKEKTSPPKLIINRIRYGAMKQGDMLDVDDVIQQLGIEILGIVPDDPGVIKASKEGEAIVMNHESRAGLAYRNIGRRILGDQVALLRLEEPNQGGFFRKVKSLFGIK; from the coding sequence ATGGGAGAAGCGATCGTAGTTTCATCTGGAAAGGGCGGGGTCGGTAAAACGACCAGCTCAGTTAACATTGGAACAGCTTTAGCGTTAAGTGGAAAAAGAGTCTGCTTAGTCGATGGGGATATTGGACTGCGAAATCTAGATGTGATGATGGGCCTAGAGAACCGAATTATTTACGATTTAGTCGATGCCGTTGAGGGCGAGTGCAGACTGCAACAAGCGTTGATCAAAGACAAACGATTCGATCATCTTTTTTTATTGCCCGCCAAACAAACGAAAGATAAAAACGCGATTACACCTGAACAAATGGAAGCGCTCATTATGGAATTGAAACAAGATTTTGACTATATTATTATTGATTGTCCGGCGGGGATTGAGCAGGGATTTAAAAACGCGGTAATCGGAGCGGATCATGCGATTGTGGTGACTGTGCCTGAACCAACAGCGGTTCGGGACGCCGATCGGGTGATTGGTTTGTTGGAAAAGGAGAAGACAAGTCCTCCAAAATTAATCATTAATCGGATTCGTTATGGAGCAATGAAACAAGGCGATATGTTGGATGTCGATGATGTTATTCAGCAATTGGGAATTGAAATCCTAGGCATTGTGCCCGATGACCCTGGTGTCATTAAAGCTTCTAAAGAAGGGGAAGCGATCGTGATGAACCATGAATCTAGAGCCGGATTAGCTTATCGTAATATCGGCAGAAGGATTCTTGGCGATCAGGTTGCGTTGCTTCGATTAGAGGAGCCGAATCAGGGTGGTTTTTTTAGAAAAGTGAAAAGTTTATTTGGAATCAAGTAG
- the minC gene encoding septum site-determining protein MinC: MTMIKNIVTIKGKKDGLVFQLDDVCSLDELYAQLKEKVEHSHQQILSGPPVEITIELGNRYLNVEQEKELRDIIGLRPNLVVRTLESDVITKEQALLDKLASIMRVEIGTVRSGQELRSEGDLLLLGDINPGGCVYCAGSLFVMGALRGMAHAGCNGDEQAIIAASQLRPTQLRIADIISRPPDEWMDGNYEMEFAYLEEGQMSIDKLNQLHRLRSDYFRDKGALGNMGGI; the protein is encoded by the coding sequence ATGACAATGATAAAGAATATTGTAACCATCAAGGGGAAGAAAGACGGACTCGTGTTTCAATTGGATGACGTCTGTTCGTTAGATGAACTCTATGCTCAATTAAAAGAAAAAGTGGAGCATAGTCATCAACAAATCCTTTCGGGCCCCCCTGTGGAGATTACAATTGAGCTCGGTAATCGCTATTTAAATGTGGAACAGGAAAAAGAACTTCGCGACATCATCGGCTTAAGGCCTAACTTAGTTGTGAGGACACTTGAATCCGATGTAATTACGAAGGAACAAGCTTTACTAGATAAATTGGCGTCCATTATGCGGGTTGAAATTGGCACGGTTCGTTCAGGACAGGAATTGAGGTCCGAGGGGGATTTGCTGTTGCTTGGCGATATCAATCCGGGAGGTTGCGTTTATTGCGCGGGAAGCTTGTTTGTGATGGGCGCTCTGCGTGGAATGGCTCATGCGGGGTGTAATGGAGATGAGCAAGCAATCATTGCCGCTTCGCAATTGCGTCCGACACAATTGCGAATCGCTGACATTATTAGTCGACCTCCTGATGAGTGGATGGATGGCAACTATGAGATGGAATTTGCTTATTTAGAAGAAGGGCAGATGTCGATCGATAAATTAAATCAGTTGCATCGATTACGATCTGATTACTTTCGTGATAAAGGGGCTCTAGGTAACATGGGGGGAATTTAA
- a CDS encoding M23 family metallopeptidase has protein sequence MSLESIRRRREARLRRLREEMKQETSAYGEVDPNTAVNSEQSAITRSTNDEWDFWSDEYTWDDEDEHGSEKPQSTHLLKTMISVFIVSVCYIIYHTDSPVSNQGKQFIGEVMTREFNFQGVVAEVENRFGINPTILPTIRPQSFSTQAVWTPTAKQAELLTPLKGEVTSTFAIDRTAIQIVAEDETVKAVDEGVVLFAGQEEEGINTITILHKSGTKTTYTGLNEIRVSAEDWVQPGQPIADMKPGSTLHFSMQTKDEYIDPMSVITFE, from the coding sequence ATGAGCTTGGAATCAATCAGGCGACGACGGGAAGCGAGATTGCGTCGTTTGCGTGAAGAAATGAAACAGGAAACTTCTGCTTATGGAGAAGTTGATCCGAATACGGCAGTAAACTCTGAACAAAGCGCCATCACCCGATCAACAAATGATGAATGGGACTTTTGGAGTGATGAGTACACGTGGGATGATGAGGATGAACATGGATCCGAAAAACCTCAATCTACCCATCTGCTCAAAACGATGATTTCCGTGTTTATTGTAAGTGTTTGCTATATTATCTACCATACGGATTCCCCTGTTTCAAATCAGGGCAAACAATTTATTGGTGAGGTGATGACTCGTGAATTTAACTTTCAAGGGGTTGTTGCGGAAGTAGAAAATAGATTCGGCATCAACCCAACGATACTCCCTACGATTCGACCGCAGTCGTTTTCAACACAAGCCGTCTGGACCCCGACGGCAAAACAAGCGGAACTGTTAACTCCGCTTAAAGGGGAAGTGACGTCAACGTTTGCGATCGATCGGACCGCGATTCAAATCGTAGCTGAAGACGAAACCGTGAAGGCGGTTGACGAAGGGGTTGTTTTGTTTGCGGGTCAAGAGGAAGAAGGAATCAATACAATTACGATTCTTCATAAAAGCGGAACAAAGACGACCTATACAGGATTGAATGAAATTCGCGTCTCAGCCGAGGACTGGGTACAACCGGGCCAACCAATCGCGGACATGAAGCCGGGTTCTACCTTGCATTTTAGCATGCAAACAAAAGACGAATATATCGATCCAATGAGTGTGATTACGTTTGAGTAG
- the mreC gene encoding rod shape-determining protein MreC, translated as MSNFFFKRRLLALLLSLIVLVTMMGITVKDRPFPTWPERVIRDSFAFVEGLVYKPATAVAAFFESFQEIYHVYEENKALKQNLQQLTQLTAQLNEVKLENKQYAKLLEAKESKLSDYQLKIAEVVARSPDRWNHMLIIDTGSKDGIKPNMAVVTPGGYIGRIQSVSKYSAQVELVTDIEHGNHIGAVVQADESVYGVVEGYDSKNNLLIMRKIPLQAKVAPKQLVITSGLGGTIPRGLILGEVISVKTNDLFLTKDVFIKPSANLNQLEKVFVVERSFLPPPEIPTPERQPDNSTSADEGEDAS; from the coding sequence GTGTCGAATTTCTTTTTCAAGCGACGATTGCTTGCCTTATTATTAAGTCTGATTGTTTTGGTTACGATGATGGGAATCACGGTGAAGGATCGCCCCTTTCCTACTTGGCCAGAACGAGTTATCAGAGATTCTTTTGCTTTTGTAGAGGGGTTAGTCTATAAGCCCGCAACAGCAGTGGCGGCCTTTTTTGAGAGTTTTCAAGAGATATACCACGTATACGAGGAAAATAAAGCATTAAAACAGAATTTGCAACAACTTACACAACTCACGGCCCAATTAAATGAGGTAAAATTAGAAAATAAACAATATGCGAAGTTGCTCGAAGCGAAAGAATCAAAACTATCTGATTATCAATTGAAAATAGCCGAGGTCGTGGCGAGAAGCCCTGATCGATGGAACCACATGTTGATTATAGATACAGGAAGTAAAGACGGGATTAAACCCAATATGGCGGTCGTTACACCGGGAGGATACATTGGGCGGATCCAAAGCGTTTCGAAGTATTCAGCGCAAGTTGAACTTGTCACTGATATTGAACATGGAAACCACATTGGAGCGGTCGTGCAAGCGGATGAATCGGTGTACGGCGTCGTAGAAGGGTATGACTCCAAGAACAACTTGTTAATTATGAGAAAAATACCGTTGCAAGCGAAAGTCGCGCCAAAGCAACTTGTTATTACGTCTGGACTTGGCGGCACGATCCCGCGCGGATTAATCCTAGGCGAAGTGATTTCCGTAAAAACAAATGACCTGTTTTTAACAAAGGATGTCTTTATTAAACCGAGCGCGAACTTAAATCAGTTAGAAAAGGTATTTGTCGTTGAACGTTCGTTTCTTCCGCCACCCGAAATTCCGACCCCTGAACGCCAGCCAGACAATTCGACGTCCGCTGACGAGGGAGAAGACGCATCGTGA
- the mreD gene encoding rod shape-determining protein MreD, with protein sequence MRWGILIGLLVLSFILEGTIVQVFSMNAWEGSFYILPRFALVLLVFISLFVGRRKAFLLGVLIGLLFDINYTGVIGVYAFSLALIPYLSALAYQYFQLNIFLIILTVFLSVYVQESITFFLYDLFGLARGHYDLLTHLPTAAFNALVALILYQPITRFLEKISDGRQDEERI encoded by the coding sequence GTGAGGTGGGGCATTTTGATCGGCCTCTTGGTTTTGTCTTTTATTTTGGAAGGAACGATTGTGCAAGTATTTAGTATGAATGCCTGGGAAGGCTCATTTTATATCCTGCCTCGTTTTGCGCTGGTGTTGCTCGTCTTTATTTCGCTTTTTGTCGGGAGAAGAAAAGCGTTTTTGCTCGGCGTCTTGATAGGTCTATTGTTCGATATCAACTATACGGGGGTTATTGGGGTTTACGCCTTTTCGTTGGCCCTCATTCCCTATCTTTCAGCGCTAGCTTACCAATATTTTCAGCTTAATATATTTTTAATTATTTTGACTGTTTTTTTGAGCGTGTATGTTCAAGAGAGCATTACTTTCTTTTTATACGATTTATTCGGATTAGCGCGCGGACATTATGATCTGTTAACCCACTTGCCTACAGCGGCATTTAATGCGTTGGTCGCGCTTATTTTGTACCAACCGATCACGCGTTTTTTAGAAAAAATCAGTGATGGCAGGCAGGATGAGGAGAGGATTTAG